In the Streptomyces fradiae ATCC 10745 = DSM 40063 genome, one interval contains:
- a CDS encoding ANTAR domain-containing response regulator translates to MTAPESPQPVADDDQSHVPPLTTRVVIAEDEALIRLDLKEMLEEEGYTVVGEAGDGATAVELAREHRPDLVILDVKMPVLDGISAAERIAGESIAPVLMLTAFSQRELVERARDAGAMAYLVKPFSKSDVVPAIEMAVSRFAELRALEKEVADLAQRLETRKLVDRAKSILQTQYGLSEPAAFRWIQKTSMDRRMSMQQVAEAVIEDAEEKKAAKGQ, encoded by the coding sequence GTGACCGCCCCCGAGTCGCCCCAGCCCGTCGCCGACGACGACCAGTCGCACGTCCCGCCGCTGACGACCCGCGTCGTCATCGCCGAGGACGAGGCCCTCATCCGCCTCGACCTCAAGGAGATGCTCGAGGAGGAGGGGTACACCGTCGTCGGCGAGGCGGGCGACGGCGCCACGGCCGTCGAGCTGGCCCGTGAGCACCGGCCCGACCTGGTCATCCTGGACGTGAAGATGCCCGTCCTCGACGGCATCTCCGCCGCCGAGCGGATCGCCGGCGAGTCGATCGCGCCGGTGCTGATGCTGACCGCGTTCTCGCAGCGGGAGCTGGTGGAGAGGGCGCGGGACGCGGGCGCGATGGCGTATCTGGTGAAGCCGTTCAGCAAGAGCGACGTCGTGCCGGCCATCGAGATGGCCGTGTCGCGGTTCGCCGAGCTGCGGGCGCTGGAGAAGGAGGTCGCGGACCTCGCGCAGCGGCTGGAGACGCGGAAGCTGGTGGACCGGGCCAAGAGCATCCTGCAGACGCAGTACGGCCTGAGTGAGCCGGCGGCGTTCCGGTGGATCCAGAAGACCTCGATGGACCGGCGCATGTCCATGCAGCAGGTGGCCGAGGCGGTCATCGAGGACGCCGAGGAGAAGAAGGCCGCGAAGGGCCAGTGA
- the pyk gene encoding pyruvate kinase — MRRARIVCTLGPATTTYDQIKALAEAGMDVARLNLSHGTHAEHEERYTHVRKAADEAGRTIGVLADLQGPKIRLGRFREGPVLLERGDDFTITTEPVEGDRHRCGTTHPNLPGDLAPGDRVLVDDGRVALLVTAVDGPRVHTRVVEGGLVSDHKGLNLPGAAVSVPALSAKDVHDLRWALRTGADLVALSFVRSGRDVEEVHRIMDEEGRRVPVIAKIEKPQAVENLDAIVAAFDGLMIARGDLGVEMPLEHVPVVQKRAIKLARRNAKPVIVATQMLDSMVDSSRPTRAEASDVANAVIDGTDAVMLSGETSVGRYPVETVRTMSRILAAAEEDVLADGLRPLTERGKPRTQGGAVARAAAELGDFLGASYLVAFTQSGDTVRRLSRYRSPIPLLAFTPDPATCAQLNLTWGVEAFLGPHVDSTDAMVAQVDEHLLRSGRCRPGDVVIITAGSPPGVPGTTNMLRAHRIGEAVR; from the coding sequence ATGCGCCGAGCCAGAATCGTCTGCACCCTGGGACCCGCCACCACCACGTACGACCAGATCAAGGCCCTCGCCGAAGCCGGCATGGACGTGGCCCGCCTCAACCTGAGCCACGGCACCCACGCCGAACACGAGGAGCGCTACACCCACGTCCGCAAGGCCGCCGACGAGGCCGGCCGCACCATCGGCGTCCTCGCGGACCTTCAAGGCCCGAAGATCCGCCTCGGCCGCTTCCGTGAGGGCCCCGTACTCCTTGAACGCGGCGACGACTTCACCATCACCACCGAGCCCGTCGAGGGCGACCGCCACCGGTGCGGCACCACCCACCCGAACCTCCCCGGCGACCTCGCCCCCGGCGACCGCGTCCTCGTCGACGACGGCCGTGTCGCCCTCCTCGTCACCGCGGTCGACGGGCCCCGCGTCCACACCCGCGTCGTCGAGGGCGGTCTCGTCTCCGACCACAAGGGGCTCAACCTCCCCGGCGCCGCCGTCTCCGTCCCCGCCCTCTCCGCCAAGGACGTCCACGACCTCCGCTGGGCTCTTCGCACCGGCGCCGACCTCGTCGCCCTCTCCTTCGTCCGCAGCGGCCGGGACGTCGAGGAAGTCCACCGGATCATGGACGAGGAAGGCCGCCGCGTCCCCGTCATCGCCAAGATCGAGAAGCCTCAGGCCGTCGAGAACCTCGACGCCATCGTCGCCGCCTTCGACGGCCTCATGATCGCCCGCGGCGACCTCGGCGTCGAGATGCCCCTCGAGCACGTCCCCGTCGTCCAGAAGCGCGCCATCAAGCTGGCCCGGCGCAACGCCAAGCCCGTCATCGTCGCCACCCAGATGCTCGACTCCATGGTCGACAGCAGTCGCCCCACCCGTGCCGAGGCCAGCGACGTCGCCAACGCCGTCATCGACGGAACCGACGCCGTCATGCTCTCCGGCGAGACCAGCGTCGGCCGGTACCCCGTCGAGACCGTGCGCACCATGAGCCGCATCCTCGCCGCGGCGGAGGAGGACGTCCTCGCCGACGGCCTGCGGCCCCTCACCGAGCGGGGCAAGCCCCGCACCCAGGGCGGCGCCGTCGCCCGCGCCGCCGCGGAGCTCGGCGACTTCCTCGGCGCCTCCTATCTCGTCGCCTTCACCCAGTCCGGCGACACCGTCCGCCGCCTCAGCCGCTACCGCTCACCCATTCCCCTCCTCGCGTTCACCCCCGACCCCGCCACCTGCGCCCAGCTCAACCTCACCTGGGGTGTGGAGGCCTTCCTCGGCCCGCACGTCGACTCCACGGACGCGATGGTCGCGCAGGTCGACGAGCACCTGCTGCGGAGCGGCCGCTGCCGCCCCGGAGACGTCGTCATCATCACCGCCGGCTCACCTCCCGGCGTGCCCGGCACCACCAACATGCTCCGCGCCCACCGCATCGGTGAGGCGGTCCGCTGA
- a CDS encoding SIMPL domain-containing protein, protein MTLPDTSRPRLTVRGEAHVETAPDLARIGITLTARGTDRRATLADLARRNDAAVALVREYGPALDALETGPLTLAPELTRRGRGEHVRTHHGTVHLTATLTDFTALGELTTRLADLDLTRVDGPWWSLRPTSPAHSEARHQAVQDAVQRARDYAHALGTRLDALLELDTTTPDHTPFGAPASRMAFATESAEGAPPPLDLQPQRQTASAYVTARFGLHPPSL, encoded by the coding sequence ATGACCCTCCCCGACACCTCCCGCCCCCGCCTCACCGTCCGCGGCGAAGCCCATGTCGAGACCGCCCCCGACCTCGCCCGGATCGGCATCACCCTCACCGCCCGGGGCACCGACCGCCGCGCCACCCTGGCCGACCTCGCCCGGCGCAACGACGCCGCCGTCGCCCTCGTCCGCGAGTACGGCCCCGCCCTCGACGCCCTGGAGACGGGCCCGCTCACCCTCGCCCCGGAGCTGACCCGCCGAGGTCGCGGCGAACACGTCCGCACCCACCACGGCACCGTCCACCTCACGGCCACGCTCACCGACTTCACCGCCCTCGGCGAGCTCACCACCCGCCTCGCCGACCTCGACCTCACCCGTGTCGACGGCCCCTGGTGGAGCCTCCGCCCCACCAGCCCCGCCCACAGCGAGGCCCGCCACCAGGCGGTCCAGGACGCCGTCCAGCGCGCCCGCGACTACGCCCACGCCCTCGGGACCCGCCTCGACGCCCTCCTGGAGCTGGACACCACCACCCCCGACCACACCCCCTTCGGCGCCCCCGCGTCCCGCATGGCCTTCGCCACCGAGAGCGCGGAAGGGGCCCCGCCTCCTCTCGACCTCCAGCCGCAGCGCCAGACCGCCAGCGCCTACGTCACCGCTCGCTTCGGTCTCCACCCGCCCTCCCTCTGA
- the pepN gene encoding aminopeptidase N produces the protein MTPMPVLTREEAQTRARILDVHRYAIDLDLTTGDDTFDSTTVIEFTALAAGDTFVELKPAVLRGATLDGQPLDPATLDDNRLPLTGLSEGRHELRVDTAMRYSRTGEGMHRFTDPTDGETYTYTQLFLDDVQRVIAAFDQPDLKAVFDLTVTAPDHWTVLANGVTERREDGRWKAATTPRISTYLVAVAAGPWHSVRTEHAGLPFGIHCRRSLAPHLDADAAEILDVTRRCFDRYHEKFTEPYPFDSYDQAFVPEFNAGAMENPGLVTFRDEFVFRSAVTVAERQTRAMVIAHEMAHMWFGDLVTLKWWDDIWLNESFAEYMGYQTINEATARYPDTWIGYGIARKSWGYDADQRPSTHAVAPDPEAVPDTASALLNFDGISYAKGASALRQLVAWMGEKEFLAGINNHFARHRFGNATLADFIDNLATATDRDVHAWADAWLRTTGIDTLTADVTGEPGRWTLALHRDGSRPHRATVGVYDRDLADGRALVLRERHETDVPQEAPETRPGTRPALVVPNEHDLTYAKIRLDDVSLQTTLRALSGVPDPLTRAVLWNTLRDMVRDGDLAPADYLAAAHAHLPEETDVSLVDGVIGFALHQIADRYVPDGERAAARATLTDLTRDLIRRTEDGQSPGLRLTAVRHFIDCTDRTGTLQGWLADGAVPGGPDLDPELRWRVLRRLAVLGATDEASIAAELDRDPSATGQEGAARCRAALPTPEAKATAWERMFHDDTLSNYLFNATAEGFWQPGQADLLTPYVARYYPEATALAARRGPAIATAAGRQAFPVYAVTGDNLRRGDEHLATADLTPALRRQLVDRLDDLRRALRVRES, from the coding sequence ATGACCCCCATGCCCGTACTGACGCGCGAAGAGGCGCAGACCCGAGCCCGGATCCTGGACGTCCACCGCTACGCCATCGACCTCGACCTCACCACCGGCGACGACACCTTCGACTCGACCACCGTCATCGAGTTCACCGCCCTCGCCGCCGGTGACACCTTCGTCGAACTGAAGCCCGCCGTCCTGCGCGGCGCCACCCTGGACGGGCAGCCCCTCGACCCGGCCACCCTGGACGACAACCGGCTCCCGCTCACCGGCCTCAGCGAGGGCCGCCACGAACTGCGCGTCGACACCGCCATGCGGTACTCCCGCACCGGCGAGGGCATGCACCGCTTCACCGACCCCACCGACGGCGAGACGTACACCTACACCCAGCTCTTCCTCGACGACGTCCAGCGGGTCATCGCCGCCTTCGACCAGCCCGACCTGAAGGCCGTCTTCGACCTCACCGTCACCGCCCCCGACCACTGGACCGTCCTCGCCAACGGCGTCACCGAGCGCCGGGAGGACGGCCGCTGGAAGGCCGCCACCACCCCCCGCATCTCCACGTACCTCGTCGCCGTCGCCGCCGGCCCCTGGCACTCCGTGCGCACCGAGCACGCCGGACTGCCGTTCGGCATCCACTGCCGGCGCTCCCTCGCCCCGCACCTCGACGCCGACGCCGCGGAGATCCTCGACGTCACGCGCCGCTGCTTCGACCGGTACCACGAGAAGTTCACCGAGCCCTACCCGTTCGACTCCTACGACCAGGCGTTCGTCCCCGAGTTCAACGCCGGTGCCATGGAGAATCCGGGCCTCGTCACCTTCCGCGACGAGTTCGTCTTCCGCTCCGCCGTCACCGTCGCCGAGCGCCAGACCCGCGCCATGGTCATCGCCCACGAGATGGCCCACATGTGGTTCGGCGACCTCGTCACCCTCAAGTGGTGGGACGACATCTGGCTGAACGAGTCCTTCGCCGAGTACATGGGCTACCAGACCATCAACGAGGCGACCGCCCGCTACCCCGACACCTGGATCGGATACGGCATCGCCCGCAAGTCCTGGGGGTACGACGCCGACCAGCGGCCCTCCACCCACGCCGTCGCCCCCGACCCCGAGGCCGTCCCCGACACCGCCTCGGCCCTCCTCAACTTCGACGGCATCTCCTACGCCAAGGGCGCCTCGGCCCTCCGCCAGCTCGTCGCGTGGATGGGCGAGAAGGAGTTCCTCGCGGGCATCAACAACCACTTCGCCCGCCACCGCTTCGGCAACGCCACCCTCGCCGACTTCATCGACAACCTCGCCACCGCCACCGACCGCGACGTCCACGCGTGGGCGGACGCCTGGCTCCGCACCACCGGCATCGACACCCTCACCGCCGACGTCACGGGCGAGCCCGGCCGCTGGACCCTCGCTCTCCACCGCGACGGCAGCCGCCCCCACCGCGCCACCGTCGGCGTCTACGACCGCGACCTCGCCGACGGCCGCGCCCTCGTCCTGCGCGAACGCCACGAGACCGACGTCCCGCAGGAGGCGCCCGAGACCCGCCCCGGCACCCGCCCCGCCCTGGTCGTCCCCAACGAGCACGACCTCACCTACGCCAAGATCCGCCTCGACGACGTCTCCCTGCAGACCACTCTGCGCGCCCTCTCCGGTGTCCCGGACCCGCTCACCCGCGCCGTCCTGTGGAACACCCTGCGCGACATGGTCCGCGACGGCGACCTCGCCCCCGCCGACTACCTCGCCGCCGCCCACGCGCACCTCCCCGAGGAGACCGACGTCTCCCTCGTCGACGGCGTCATCGGCTTCGCCCTCCACCAGATCGCCGACCGCTACGTCCCCGACGGGGAGCGCGCCGCCGCCAGGGCCACCCTCACCGACCTCACCCGCGACCTCATCCGCCGCACCGAGGACGGCCAGAGCCCCGGCCTCCGCCTCACCGCCGTGCGCCACTTCATCGACTGCACCGACCGCACCGGCACCCTCCAGGGCTGGCTCGCCGACGGAGCCGTCCCCGGCGGCCCCGACCTCGACCCCGAGCTGCGCTGGCGCGTCCTCAGGCGCCTGGCCGTCCTCGGCGCCACCGACGAGGCGTCCATCGCCGCCGAACTCGACCGCGACCCCAGCGCCACCGGCCAGGAGGGCGCCGCCCGCTGCCGCGCCGCGCTCCCCACACCCGAGGCCAAGGCCACCGCCTGGGAGCGCATGTTCCACGACGACACCCTCTCCAACTACCTGTTCAACGCCACCGCCGAGGGCTTCTGGCAGCCCGGCCAGGCAGACCTCCTCACCCCGTACGTCGCGCGCTACTACCCCGAGGCCACCGCGCTCGCCGCCCGCCGAGGGCCCGCCATCGCCACCGCCGCCGGCCGCCAGGCGTTCCCCGTCTACGCGGTCACCGGCGACAACCTCCGCCGCGGCGACGAGCACCTCGCCACCGCGGACCTCACCCCCGCCCTGCGCCGCCAGCTCGTCGACCGCCTCGACGACCTCCGCCGCGCCCTGCGTGTGCGCGAGAGCTGA
- a CDS encoding serine protease, whose protein sequence is MQLKNTLVRALKRFAAVGAVVLAAVSLQPTSASAAPAPVVGGTRAAQGEFPWMVRLSMGCGGSLLTPQIVLTAAHCVSGSGNNTSITATAGVVDLQSGSAIKVRSTKVLQAPGYNGSGKDWALIKLAQPINLPTLNIATTTAYNSGTFTVAGWGANREGGSQQRYLLKAQVPFVSDATCQQSYRELIPSEEMCAGYTSGGTDTCQGDSGGPMFRRDAAGAWIQVGIVSWGYGCARPNYPGVYTEVSTFASAIKSAAATL, encoded by the coding sequence ATGCAGTTGAAGAACACACTGGTGCGCGCCCTCAAGAGATTCGCCGCCGTCGGCGCGGTCGTCCTCGCCGCCGTCAGCCTCCAGCCCACCTCCGCGTCCGCCGCGCCCGCCCCCGTCGTCGGCGGCACGCGCGCGGCCCAGGGCGAGTTCCCCTGGATGGTCCGGCTCTCCATGGGCTGCGGTGGTTCCCTGCTCACCCCGCAGATCGTCCTGACCGCCGCCCACTGCGTCAGCGGCTCCGGCAACAACACCAGCATCACCGCCACCGCCGGCGTCGTGGACCTGCAGAGCGGCTCCGCCATCAAGGTCCGCTCCACCAAGGTCCTCCAGGCGCCCGGTTACAACGGCTCCGGCAAGGACTGGGCGCTGATCAAGCTCGCCCAGCCGATCAACCTGCCCACCCTCAACATCGCCACCACCACCGCCTACAACAGCGGCACCTTCACCGTCGCCGGCTGGGGTGCCAACCGCGAGGGCGGCAGCCAGCAGCGGTACCTGCTCAAGGCCCAGGTCCCGTTCGTGTCCGACGCGACCTGCCAGCAGTCGTACCGCGAGCTCATCCCCTCCGAGGAGATGTGCGCCGGCTACACCAGCGGCGGCACCGACACCTGCCAGGGCGACTCCGGCGGTCCCATGTTCCGCCGCGACGCGGCCGGCGCCTGGATCCAGGTCGGCATCGTGAGCTGGGGCTACGGCTGCGCCCGGCCGAACTACCCGGGCGTCTACACCGAGGTGTCCACCTTCGCCTCCGCCATCAAGTCGGCGGCCGCGACACTGTGA
- a CDS encoding ankyrin repeat domain-containing protein: MTMVPAPVHEDLFEAVRGGDEDAVVRLLRSGAPAESTDEDGGTALYTAAVAGHAGVVRLLLAAGADPERGSGEGGGDLPLCGAACNGHTEAVRALLAAGAWPDRPEGLGFTALAWAVRQGYADTVRALLEYGADAGAAGPDGAAPLVAAARRGSVPVVRALLERKAPGRAEALAEARGWLGRDVATVLRDALVETYGDGVETVVRRIPEDGGVTVAVEVVRGGVPVAGREQQTGHGAIATLLEESLGERPPFEETAGRALRCADPSLDDWTEAAQALGRRGDEETFAAAAGWCGSGEPLRQAFGAEVLARLTASGSGAAGVFAARAVPVLRELAREVREADVVLAVVRALGAQGDPSVLPDVLRHAVHPDARVRRGVAVAVTGLVPEGHREAVAALAALARDGDAGVRAAAVHALAVGPDDSPTVRGALAARLEDRSPDPAVAAEAARGLAVRQDERAVAALEELLVSADPDGRAYALALGALDHVRDEAVRRRLESALPRRR; the protein is encoded by the coding sequence ATGACGATGGTGCCCGCCCCTGTTCACGAGGATCTGTTCGAGGCCGTCCGCGGAGGTGACGAGGACGCCGTGGTGCGGCTGCTCCGGTCCGGCGCGCCCGCGGAGTCGACCGACGAGGACGGCGGTACCGCGCTGTACACCGCGGCGGTGGCGGGGCACGCCGGGGTCGTGCGGCTGCTGCTGGCCGCCGGAGCCGACCCGGAGCGGGGCAGCGGCGAGGGCGGCGGCGACCTGCCGCTGTGCGGCGCCGCGTGCAACGGCCACACGGAGGCGGTGCGGGCGCTGCTGGCGGCCGGCGCGTGGCCGGACCGGCCGGAGGGGCTGGGGTTCACCGCGCTGGCGTGGGCGGTACGGCAGGGGTACGCGGACACGGTGCGGGCGCTGCTGGAGTACGGGGCCGACGCGGGCGCGGCCGGGCCGGACGGGGCGGCGCCCCTGGTGGCGGCGGCTCGGCGCGGTTCGGTGCCGGTGGTGCGGGCGCTGCTGGAGCGGAAGGCGCCGGGGCGGGCCGAGGCGCTGGCGGAGGCGCGGGGGTGGCTGGGCCGGGACGTGGCGACGGTGCTGCGGGACGCGCTGGTGGAGACGTACGGGGACGGGGTGGAGACCGTGGTGCGGCGCATCCCGGAGGACGGGGGTGTGACGGTGGCGGTCGAGGTGGTGCGCGGCGGGGTGCCCGTCGCGGGGCGGGAGCAGCAGACCGGGCACGGGGCGATCGCCACGCTGCTGGAGGAGTCGCTGGGCGAGCGTCCCCCGTTCGAGGAGACCGCGGGGCGGGCGCTGCGGTGCGCCGACCCGTCGCTGGACGACTGGACGGAGGCGGCGCAGGCGCTGGGGCGGCGCGGGGACGAGGAGACGTTCGCGGCGGCGGCCGGGTGGTGCGGCAGCGGGGAGCCGCTGCGGCAGGCGTTCGGCGCGGAGGTGCTGGCGCGGCTGACGGCGTCGGGGAGCGGAGCGGCAGGGGTGTTCGCGGCGCGGGCGGTGCCGGTGCTGCGCGAGCTGGCGCGCGAGGTGCGGGAGGCGGATGTGGTGCTGGCGGTGGTGCGGGCGCTGGGGGCGCAGGGCGACCCGTCGGTGCTGCCGGACGTGCTGCGGCACGCGGTGCACCCGGACGCGCGGGTGCGGCGCGGGGTGGCCGTGGCGGTGACGGGCCTGGTGCCGGAGGGGCACCGGGAGGCGGTGGCGGCCCTGGCGGCGCTGGCCCGCGACGGGGACGCCGGGGTGCGGGCGGCGGCGGTGCACGCGCTGGCGGTGGGCCCGGACGACTCCCCCACCGTGCGCGGCGCGCTGGCCGCCCGGCTGGAGGACCGGTCGCCCGACCCGGCGGTGGCGGCGGAGGCGGCGCGGGGGCTGGCGGTGCGGCAGGACGAGCGCGCCGTGGCCGCGCTGGAGGAGCTGCTGGTGTCGGCGGACCCGGACGGACGGGCGTACGCGCTGGCGCTGGGCGCGCTGGACCACGTCCGCGACGAGGCGGTGCGCCGCCGCCTGGAGTCCGCCCTCCCCCGCCGCCGCTGA
- a CDS encoding VOC family protein, whose protein sequence is MSSLIRHLTVDCADAHRLGSFWAAVLEAPLADDDHPGDPEATVLAPGVSLLFVTVPDEKTVKNRLHLDLQPQDRTREEEVDRLLALGATLVADRRRPDGTGWVVLADVEGNEFCVERGIAERPS, encoded by the coding sequence ATGAGTTCACTGATACGCCACCTGACCGTCGACTGCGCCGACGCCCACCGGCTGGGTTCGTTCTGGGCCGCCGTCCTGGAGGCGCCCCTCGCCGACGACGACCACCCGGGCGACCCTGAGGCCACCGTGCTGGCGCCCGGTGTCAGCCTCCTCTTCGTGACGGTCCCCGACGAGAAGACCGTCAAGAACCGGCTGCACCTGGACCTCCAGCCGCAGGACCGCACCCGCGAGGAGGAGGTCGACCGGCTCCTCGCCCTCGGCGCCACCCTCGTGGCCGACCGCCGCCGCCCGGACGGCACGGGCTGGGTGGTCCTCGCGGACGTCGAGGGCAACGAGTTCTGCGTCGAACGCGGCATCGCCGAACGCCCGTCCTGA
- a CDS encoding vWA domain-containing protein, protein MAIDLRKIEQTAPALVDLYKRAGVSLGKHGLRGQRAAVYLVVDHSGSMRPYYRDGSVQALADRVLGLAAQLDDDGRVPVVFFSTDVDAVSDIDLADHHGRIDRITATLGHMGRTNYHTAMDAVIDHYLDSGADAPALVVFQTDGGPGDRALTEKYVCKAARLPLFWQFVGFGDPHSSQFDFLRRLDELPVPQRRPVDNAGFFHAGKDPRRVPDDVLYDRLVGEFPAWLAAARARGILPAPRPAA, encoded by the coding sequence ATGGCCATCGACCTCCGCAAGATCGAGCAGACCGCCCCGGCGCTGGTCGACCTGTACAAGCGCGCGGGAGTCTCCCTCGGCAAGCACGGGCTGCGGGGGCAGCGGGCGGCGGTCTACCTGGTGGTCGACCACTCCGGTTCCATGCGCCCGTACTACCGGGACGGCAGTGTCCAGGCCCTCGCCGACCGGGTCCTGGGCCTCGCCGCCCAGCTGGACGACGACGGGCGCGTCCCGGTCGTCTTCTTCTCCACCGACGTGGACGCCGTCAGCGACATCGACCTCGCCGACCACCACGGCCGGATCGACCGGATCACGGCGACCCTCGGCCACATGGGCCGGACCAACTACCACACCGCGATGGACGCCGTCATCGACCACTACCTGGACAGCGGCGCCGACGCCCCGGCGCTCGTCGTCTTCCAGACCGACGGTGGGCCCGGCGACCGGGCGCTGACGGAGAAGTACGTGTGCAAGGCGGCGCGACTGCCGCTCTTCTGGCAGTTCGTGGGCTTCGGCGACCCGCACAGCAGCCAGTTCGACTTCCTGCGCCGCCTCGACGAACTGCCGGTACCGCAGCGGCGACCCGTGGACAACGCCGGCTTCTTCCACGCCGGGAAGGACCCGCGCCGCGTCCCCGACGACGTGCTGTACGATCGGCTGGTGGGGGAGTTCCCGGCGTGGCTCGCCGCCGCGCGGGCCCGCGGCATCCTGCCTGCGCCCCGGCCGGCGGCCTGA
- a CDS encoding glutamate synthase subunit beta, with amino-acid sequence MADPKGFLHHGREGAASRPVEERVKDWNEVYVPGSLLPIISKQASRCMDCGIPFCHNGCPLGNLIPEWNDFAYREDWGAAYERLHATNNFPEFTGRLCPAPCEAACVLGINQPAVTIKNVEVSIIDKAWESGNVAPQPPERLSGKTVAVIGSGPAGLAAAQQLTRAGHTVAVYERADRVGGLLRYGIPEFKMEKRHINRRIEQMRAEGTRFRTGVEIGRDLKATDLRRRYDAVVIAAGATTARDLPVPGRELKGVYQAMEYLPLANKVQEGDFVTPPITAEGKHVVVIGGGDTGADCVGTAHRQGALSVTQLEIMPRPGEKRAPHQPWPTFPMLYKVTSAHEEGGERVYSVSTTRFEGDEDGNVQWLHLIEVEFVDGKLTQKAGTERRIPAQLVTLAMGFTGTDVQNGLVEQFGLELDERGNIARDADFQTNVPGVFVAGDAGRGQSLIVWAIAEGRSAARGVDRFLTGASELPAPIRPTDRALTV; translated from the coding sequence ATGGCTGACCCCAAGGGCTTCCTGCACCACGGCCGCGAGGGCGCGGCGTCCCGCCCCGTCGAGGAGCGCGTCAAGGACTGGAACGAGGTCTACGTCCCCGGCTCCCTGCTGCCGATCATCAGCAAGCAGGCGTCCCGCTGCATGGACTGCGGCATCCCGTTCTGCCACAACGGCTGCCCCCTCGGAAACCTCATCCCCGAGTGGAACGACTTCGCCTACCGCGAGGACTGGGGCGCCGCCTACGAGCGGCTGCACGCCACCAACAACTTCCCGGAGTTCACCGGGCGGCTGTGCCCCGCCCCGTGCGAGGCGGCGTGCGTGCTCGGCATCAACCAGCCGGCCGTCACCATCAAGAACGTCGAGGTCTCGATCATCGACAAGGCGTGGGAGTCCGGCAACGTGGCCCCCCAGCCCCCGGAGCGGCTCTCCGGCAAGACCGTGGCCGTCATCGGCTCGGGCCCGGCCGGGCTCGCCGCCGCCCAGCAGCTCACCCGCGCCGGCCACACGGTCGCCGTGTACGAGCGCGCCGACCGCGTCGGCGGCCTCCTGCGGTACGGCATCCCCGAGTTCAAGATGGAGAAGCGCCACATCAACCGGCGCATCGAGCAGATGCGCGCGGAGGGCACCCGCTTCCGGACCGGCGTCGAGATCGGCCGCGACCTCAAGGCGACCGACCTGCGCAGGCGGTACGACGCCGTCGTGATCGCCGCGGGTGCCACCACCGCCCGCGACCTGCCCGTGCCGGGCCGCGAACTCAAGGGCGTCTACCAGGCGATGGAGTACCTGCCGCTCGCCAACAAGGTGCAGGAGGGCGACTTCGTCACCCCGCCGATCACCGCCGAGGGCAAGCACGTCGTGGTCATCGGCGGCGGCGACACCGGCGCCGACTGCGTCGGCACCGCCCACCGCCAGGGCGCCCTCTCCGTCACCCAGCTGGAGATCATGCCCCGGCCGGGCGAGAAGCGCGCCCCGCACCAGCCGTGGCCGACCTTCCCGATGCTGTACAAGGTCACCTCGGCCCACGAGGAGGGCGGCGAGCGGGTCTACTCCGTCTCCACCACCCGCTTCGAGGGCGACGAGGACGGCAACGTGCAGTGGCTCCACCTGATCGAGGTAGAGTTCGTCGACGGCAAGCTGACGCAGAAGGCCGGCACCGAGCGGAGGATCCCCGCCCAGCTGGTCACCCTCGCGATGGGCTTCACCGGCACGGACGTGCAGAACGGCCTGGTCGAGCAGTTCGGCCTGGAGCTCGACGAGCGGGGCAACATCGCCCGCGACGCCGACTTCCAGACCAACGTGCCGGGCGTCTTCGTCGCCGGCGACGCCGGGCGGGGCCAGTCGCTCATCGTCTGGGCCATCGCCGAGGGCCGCTCCGCCGCCCGCGGAGTGGACCGGTTCCTCACCGGCGCCAGCGAGCTGCCGGCCCCGATCCGGCCGACCGACCGCGCGCTGACGGTCTGA